From the Oryctolagus cuniculus chromosome 17, mOryCun1.1, whole genome shotgun sequence genome, the window ggaggagggagaggaggacggACAGAGGACAGACAGATGGAAGGAGCGAGGAGAGACAGATGGGAGGGAGCGAGGCAGATGGAGGAAGGCGCcgtggggggaggcaggcaggacaggagtggcagggaaaGGAGTTAGCAGACAAGCGGCAGAGGGGCGTGGGGACccccaggaaaggggaggggaggaggggagacccCAGAGGAGTCAGGAAGAACGGGGGACCGGGTTAGGGGAGGCCAGGTGGTCGGAGAGAAGCcacaggagggaaggagaaacggggcacggggtggggcgggggagaggagcaggcacAGATGGTGGTGGGGAGTTCGGGGTCAGGCAGGTGGGGCACGGAGAGCAGGCGATCAGACAGAGTTcccaagaggaggaaggaggtggaggagcgGAGCGGAGACCCAgcggggaaagagacagagagaaagagagttagagagagctggagggggcagtggggcggggagagggcgGGAGGAAGGGGACGGGGTGCCCGCCGGGTCCTACCTGCTCGGCCACCTCCCGCACGGACTGGACGCTGGTCCCGTAGAGGTGGCTGTTGTACTGGCCGGCCTCAATGAACTTGTGCGCCTGAATGTCTTTCTCCATCTTCTCTCGGGATGACACGAAGTGGTAATCCCGGCCGTCTACCTCATACTCCCTCTTGGGCCGTGTCGTATCTGCCGGGAAGTCAGCCCGCCCCGCACAGGTCTAACCACCGTTCCCCTCCACAGCTGAAAACCTGCCGCCCCATGCCCCGGCCCCGTAGGGCCCAGCTGGTCATCAGTGaggggggctgctgggggcctcTGAGGAGCCCTGCACCCCACTGAATGCCAATGCCTGCAGGCGGCCCCTGGCCCTTCCCCACTCTGCCTCCAGCCCACTGCCAACACACCTCCAAGCCCCCACACTCACGGGGAACACAGGATCCAAACTTGTCGGGGAACTCGGAGAGAAGATCATCATTGGCACGGTCCTTGGTGGGCCCAAGGATGATGATGGGGCGAGCATAGTGCACTGAGGACAGAGAGCAGCTTCAGGCCCCCTGCAcggggcccggggcccggggcccggggcccggggcaaggggcaggagggctgtggccaaggcaggggccagcgctcaCCTTCCATCTGTGTCACCGTCTCATAGCTCAGAACAGAGTCTTCTCGACCTGGTGGGAGGAAGCGCGTCTGCGAGGGGCTGCAGGTCCCCGGCCCCCAGCGTGCCATCCTGCGGCTGTCCAGGGCGGCTCCATGCCTCCCGCTCACCCCACCTACCCTGTGATCCCGAGCTGGAGCCCCAGTCCTGGGGAGAAAATGCAGGCCGCGTGGTCGGTTAAGAGCTCAGCTCCAGGAGGCCCCACTCTGTCCCCCAGGCACACCCATCTCCACCTACCTTGGCCTTTAACCTTGACCACTCTCGTCGCTCAACCCTGCAGAACACATGCGGGAATGGGGAGTAGGAAAAGGCCCAGCTGACCACCTGGCCTCCCAGCAGCCAGTGGTCCCTGGGCACCACAGGCTCACTCACACAAGCCACAGTCCCCAAGAGGTCAGAGGGCAAACCGGTTCCCTGTTGGCTGTCCCCCCTCCAGGGGGTACCGTGGAGGGGGGATGTCCGTGCCCGGGGCAGGAAGGCTGCAGACCCCAGGAGCCTCACCGCCGTTTGCTGGGGATGAAGCCGATGTCGTCGGTCTCACTGTCAGAGTGGACCCGTCGCGCCTGCCACCACTCCTCGTCGCTGGCGTCGATGACATGCAGCACGTCCCCAAAGCGGAAGCTCAGGGCCTGGCTCAGGAAGCCGCAGTCCTTGGTCTTGTCGTAATCAAACAGGGCCCTGGAGGCCAAGTGGCTACTGGTCAgagcctggggcggggtggggggggactcCAAGAAAGGAGGCACCAGCCACCCTGGGCCCCGGGGTATAGGTCCTGGGAGAGGGGCCAGTGGTGGCACTGCCATGGGAACCCAGCAACTGTGAGCACCCAAAGCTCTGGTGTCACCAGGACTGTTAACTGTCCTCAGTCTACGCTGCGGACAACTTCCGGAGTGAGGGCTAACCTCCACCTCTCCGGGAAGCAGGCTGAAGCACACAGGTGTGTCGCCAAGTCACCACAATCTGCTGAGATCCATAGGAACTAAGAGGTCCCCTACACGCAAACTGGTTACCCTAAAAGCAGGAAATGCCTCCCACTCCGTCCTTACACCCCTGGCTTCACAAGAGAAGGGACAGCAACCCTCCCTGGGAGAGCAAAGACGCAGACTAAAGTTCCGGAATGAGACGGGAAAGGACAGAGTCCCAGGATCGTTCAGCACCCACCGGAAGTCAGAACTGAAAGACCCTGGGGTAGAtcccagcagggaggggagggccgaGAGGACCCAGGTCTCACTCAGCCTGGTGTCTGGGTGGACGGCGATGCCACTGAGCAAGAGGGAGTAACACTGCTTGGGCAAGACGGAGACCTCACTACCCAGGAGAAAGACCACGAGCTCGGTGTGGGCCATGCTGAGCATGAGTTGCCTATGGGACATCCCAGAAagcacatggccagagctgcaggtcgGCACCTCCAGGAAGAGGGCAGGCCAGGGCAGACAGCTCTGAGAGACGCCTGCAAGACTCGGGGCGGCCCAGGCTGTGCAAGTGGACAGgatcagagaggaggagaggggctggcgggCACCCGGGCTGCAGAGTCCATGGGGGAAGGGGGAGTCAACAGCAGGAAGGGCCCTAGGAGAGAGCAAGGCACCAGCGAGGAGACAGGAGACAGCCGAGAGCGCTGTGGCCCATCTCTCCCGAGACGGAGGCTCGGGCAACACTCGAGCTGTGCCAGGGGGCGCTGCTATGCCAGGCATTAAGCTGTGAGGTGTTAAATGGTGGGCAGCCCGGGAGTCCCCCGGCAAGGAGAGCAGGCACCTCAGAGACCTGAGACAGAGCCTGTTCCCCGCCCTGCGAGCACAGTCTGCCTGGCAACCTGCAGGGTGTCAGTTCCAGGAGGCCCCGCAGACACAGAATCCCtggatgttcaagtcccttacataaaatgCTATTTGCATGTAACCTACGCAATCCTCCTCTGgtctttaagtcatctctagatcATTTATAATACTGAATACACTGTAAACACCTCACGCGTACATTGTATCGTCTGGGGAAGGAAGACAGGATGAAAGTCTGGACAAGTCCAGCACCGTGGTTTTTTCAAGTATTCCTGATTCACAGTGGGCTGACTCCGTGGATGCCCAGAGGTCAACTGTGTTTCACAATGtaaacctggggctggtgctgtggcctagtaggttaagccactgtctgcagcccaggcatcccatatggatgccggttccagtcccggctgctcctctcctgatccaggtccttgctaatggacctgggaaagcagtgaaagatggcccaagtgcttgggttccgatacccatgtgggagacccaggtgaagttcctggctcctggcttcagcccggcccagccctggctgttgtggccatttggggcgtgaaccagtggatggaagatggctctctctctctccctctctctctgtaactctgccttctggaGTGACAATGTAAACCTCTGTAGCCAAGCCCTCCTTGATCACCACGTTGGGCGCCCGCCCCGGGGTTGGGAAAGGGGAACAAGGCAGGGCTAAGGGAGAGTGGCTGGGGAACAGGGAACAGGCACAGAGCAAAGGAATCCGGCCCTGGGAGCCTGCGGAGCCCGGCCCAGCGAGCCTCTGACCTGATGTAGAACCCCCTCTTGGGGTTGCTCCGCAGGGAGGCCGTCcctgagcccaggctgctgttCATGAGCTGCTCTCGAAGGTCATGGATCTTGGCCTCGAAGCGGCTGTACTCTGAGGGAGGACCAGACAGTTCCAGAGCTCTGCCCTCCTCCTGCGGCCACTCCCCTCGCCCCCAGACAGCCATCAGCCCAGGGGAGAGTTCTGAGGATGCCCTCGGCGGGGAGCCCCGCGCCGGGTACCTTCTGGTTTATACTGAGCGATGATCGTGACTGTCTGGCCCGCATTCTTCAGGGCAATGGCGGCCTGCTCGTGGCTGGCGTTACGGAGGTCCACCCCGTTGACCTGcaggcaggagcagaggctgTGTGGCTGGGGACAGGGCGGGGGCACTTCCCAGGTCCACATGGAGTAGGGATCAGCCcagccacatacacacacacacacacacacacaccccgccccaAGGAGCTcggtgaggggcggggcaggcttCCCCTCACCGACAGGATCTGGTCCCCCTTCCGCAGCTCCCCACTGAGGTCCGCAGGGCCCCCGGCCAGGATGAAGGAGATGAAGATGCCTTCACCGTCCTCGCCGCCCACAATGTTGAAGCCCAGGCCGGTGGAGCCCCGGTGGATCACGATTCGCCTCGGCTCCCGGGGAAtgtcctcctcccccagcaggtCCTTGGCCACAGGCGAGTAGCGCCGAGGGGAAGTGGGGGTCATGGCTGTGGGGTAGTCGGTGCCCAGGTAGCTGCTGTGACTAATCTCGTTGTCCAGGTGCTGGGAGTACGCTGAGGGCGGACACGGGAGGAAAGACAAGGTGGAAGTGGATGGAAGGGACACGGCACCCACTGCCCCACCTTCCCCCCTGGGCAGGAACCCAGAGAGCCAGACTCAGGTGAAAGGGAAGCTGCCCTGCCAGGGATACCCCCGTGGGGACGTCAGACACGGCCCTGCCAGGGGTCAGCAACTTACAGGTGGTGTCGGGGTGGTTGTGGGAAACAAGGGATTTAAAGGCTTTTTGTCCACAGCAGGCCAGGGATGAAGCTACAGGCTAATGGGAATCCATGCTTTGGGGGTTTTCTTCTGGTTGCTGTCTCTCTCACATCCCTTCAGCCACAGAATTCCTCTCCCTCTTGACCACTGATTGAACAAGCTATCTGTCTGCAAGAACGTCCAACATCCTACCAGGGGAATCCAACAGAGaaacctctgcctgcatcctCAAGGTCTGCTTCATCCTGCATCTCTGCCCTCCACCTCCTGTAAGCTGGCAGTTGGTTCTGGGGGTGCAACCAGGTTCCAGTTCAATTTCTAAATACAGCATCCGTCACAGGCAGCGCTGAGCGCTCCCTACGGCCCCACCACTACTGCATCTCTGTTGGAGTGACGAGCAGGGTTGGTGGCTGACAACCTGGTCTATGCACTATCAAATGCCTGCCAGTCTTTCACTTAAATTTTCAAGGCTGTTGATGATCACTGCCTGGTTTAGATATTCATCAGGGTTTGCAAAATGGTGATACTCTACTTTGGGTGGGGGAACAAGGAAGCATTTGTTAGCAGGAATTCTATAAAGAACTGACTTACGTAGACCACTCTGAGATGGGAAGACAAAGGTCTGACAGTCCCTCTTTATTTTCAGAATGAATGGGTCCCTTTATAGCCTCCAAAGGTACCCCAATATTTTAAATCACTATTGCGACCCCATAAATTTTAACTCAAGGAGTTCTGATTCAACAGCCAGGAAGAATCCCTTAAGTTGGGCTCCTGTGTCTTTGACATGCTCTAGTAGTCCTGGATACCACCTTTGCTTTCTAGAATGGAGGTCAAGTGAATCTTAGATATTTCTTgcccaggacttttttttttttttttttttttttttttttttttttttttgataggcagagttagacagtgagagagagagacagagagaaaggtcttccttctgttggttcaccccacactccccaaatggtcaccacggccggtgcgctgcgccgatctgaagccaggagccaggtgcttctcctggtctcccatgcaggtgcagggcccaagcaccagggccatcctccactgccttcccgggccacagcagagagctggactggaaaaggagcaaccgggactagaacccggcgccctaaccgggactagaacctggagtgccagcaccacaggaggaggattagcctagtgagccacagcgccagccttgcccaggattttttttttttttttttttttttttttttgacaggcagagtggatagtgtgagagagagacagacagaaaggtcttcctttgccgttggttcaccctccaatggccgccgcggctggcgcgctgcggccggcacaccgcgctgatccgatggcaggagccaggagccaggtgcttttcctggtctcccatggggtgcagggcccaagcacctgggccatcctccactgcactccctggccacagcagagagctggcctggaagaggggcaaccgggacagaatctggtgcccgaccgggactagaacccggtgtgccggcgccgctaggcggaggattagcctagtgagccgcggcgccggcccttgccCAGGATTTTAAACTGGCTCCCCTTTCCCCAAGAAGGCCAGGCTTCTTCAGGGAGGTTTTGGTATTTAGAAACAGGGCCcacccagggcaggtgtttggcacgcAGTTAAGCTGttacttggggcacccacatcctatCTCAGCGTGCCTGGTTCAGGTTCTGGGTGTCccacttcgatccagcttcctgctgaatgTGCATCCGGaggggcaacaggtgatgacccaggcacctgtgtccctgccacccacgcgggagacggACTGCATTCCAGTCCTGTGCgggctggtggatggaagatcgctctctctctctctctctctctctctctcaagtgaaaatgaaaataaataaaatccaaaagaaaaaaaagaagagctgcCATGTGACTTAAATATGATTGCACAGTCTGATTTCATATTCAGTAGGGGCAGGCGTACTTCATTACTCCTTTCCAAAAATGTCTTCGTTATTCTCCCACACATATTTTTCCAGTTGAACTTTAAAATCAACCTGCTAAATTCTCAGGGGGAAAAACAACATTTAAATCCTGATTTGGATTTGCATAAAATATATAGATTAATCTGGAGAGGTTTGAGAGCTGTAGCATATTAAGTCATTCCATCCAGAAACATTGTTTTATATGCCTCAGTAAAGTTtcgtcatttttttttcatagaaatcTTATATTTCTTGTCAAGTCTGTATTTATAAGAATTTTGTAGAATTGTTTTCTATAGCAAATGAGATCTTCTTACCCATCACATCATCTTTTCATGGCTGGGAAGTTACtgattcttgttttttgttttgttttttaaagattgatttatgtatttgaaaggcagagttagaaggagaggcagaggcagagagagaaagatcttccatcttggttcattcctcaaatggctgcaatagtcagggttgggccaggccgaagccaggagccaggagccccatccgggtctcccacgtgggatgaaggggcccctcctccactgccttccctggcacattagcagggagctggatcagaagtggagcagctggcactgcagacggtggcttgaCCCGCCAGCTCAATTCTGGTTATTGACTTACATATggccacattctttttttatttaagatttatttacttatttgaaaggcagagtgacagagagagagagagagacaagtatCTGCTCTCTGCgggctcacttcccaaaagctcacaataacaggggctgggccaggccaaagccagaaagctAAAGAGTCTccccgggtacttgggccattacccactgccttcccaggcacatcagcaggaagcaggatcagaagcgaATGAGGCAGGGGATGCAGGGCCCACCCCAGGAGGGGATACAGGGATcccagcaacagcttaacctgctgagccacaacagcTCTTCTGCTCGGGGCCACACGCTCACCTTTCCATGTTTTTGTCCATCAGTTAATGACTTGTATTTTAATCTAGATGGAGAAAGTACACTTTACAAGTAAGGACAGCTGTTTCTCTCTTCCATGCGCTCCTTGTATTTTCCTTATCTTGCTATGCTATGTGCATTCTCTAAAGTAGGGATTTTCAACAGAGCGattctgctctgtgtgtgtgtgtgtgtgtgtgtgtgtgtgtgtgtgttgtgagagGAGAGGGTGGGGACACCACTGTCACtgacagaggccagggctgctgctgaaTTTCCTACAATGCACGGGACAACTCCCCACAACACAGAGCTATTAGCGGGTTCTGGGTCAGTGttggggagcagcaggttaagccaccgtgtgaagccagcatcccatactggagtgccagtttaagccttggctgctcttcttccagtccagctccctgctaatgcaccagggaaagtagcagaggatggcacaagtccttgggcccctgagacccatgtgggagacccggatggagctctaggctcctgtcACTGcctcagccagccctggctcctgttactgtctgagccagccctggctgctgtgaccactggggagtgaaccagcaggtgagttCTCTGTCCcttttctctgtgtcattctgcctgtcaaataaattcatcttaaaaaagagagagagaggccagtgctgtggtgtaataggcttAAAGCctgactgtgatgctggcatcccatgtgggcaccggttctagttccggctgctccacttctggtgcagctctcttgctgtggcctgggaaagcagaagaaggtggcccaagtgcttgggcccctgcacccacgtgggagacccagaagctccccGCTTCGGAttatctcagctctggctgttgtggccttctggggagtgaataagaggaaggaagacctctgtctctgtctctccctctgtctgtagctctgcctctcttttttaaagtgaTCTCAAAAAAGAAGAGTTATTGGGTCTAAAAATGTCCCCAGTACCAACACTGAGAAATCATGCTCTAAAGCGATACATGGTAGTGACGAGAGGAGCCCGTGCCTATTTCCTAAATGAAGGGGCACATGCTAGGATTTCACAGTCATGGAACAGCCATAGCTGCTCTCTGAAACTGCTCTTCACCGAGTTAGGGAAAACCCCTCTGTTCCTAGTTCACTGAAAGGCTTTACCTGAACACGTCCAATCTCATCAGATACTTCCCCACGTCTATTTGAGGTCATCTTACAGTTTTTCTCCCTGAACTCTTTAAGACAACAAATCATACTGAGATATCTCCTAACACTGAACCACCTTTAGTTTTCCGAAACGAACCCTACTTTGTGACGATGGTATTTTCTTAACAGGCTGGGTGTGATCTGCTGCTGTGTCACTGTAGATTTTCACATTCTATTCAGAAGCAGACTGGTCTGTGCTTCCTCCTTTTATGTCTTCCTTGTGACCCACTGAAGTGGCCTCAATCCAGCGAAACGTGAAGCTCTGCCTCCTCTCCAAAAGGGCACCCGAATTCATGCTactccagatgcctgcatcccaggccaGCGTGCCCGGGTGTGActcctgatctagcttcctgctgatgcacaccctgaagACAACAAGTAactgctcaagtagttggctccccGCGACCCACGAGGGAGCCTCagcctgagctcccagctcctggcttcggcttggctcagccccagctgttgtaggcattcgggaagtgaaacagcagatgggagctttgtctgtctacctgtctctctctctgccctcaaatgaactaaaataaatacatttctttaaaaaaaaaaaagatctattcttTGAGGGTTTCATAAAACTAGCCCCAGAACTAACAAGGCCTGTGCCTCCTGGAGTAGGGATTGCTGATGACTGGTTTTTCTATCCACTCTGCAACCGCACCGACTCCCGGAGGTCCTGGCTACGACAAGGGCAGcatctgaagaggaacagccacaGGGGCTGCCCTGGGACTGCGTGTCAGGCAGGTGGGGGCCCAGGTCGCGGGGTCTGAGTGCTCTCACAGGTCGTGATGTCGGGGGGAGCATAGCTGTCACTCAGGTAGGCATTGCTGGGTTTGGCCACCTTTAGGTAGACAACGTCATACGTGTTCTTCAGGGCTGCCACGGCATCCTCGTGCATGACGTCCTCCAGCCCCACGCTGTTGACCTGGGGTCAAGAAAGCAGGGCTCAGACAGAGGCCGAAATGGCTTCAAGGCGCACGCACTGGGGTGGGTGATGAGGAACCAAGACCCAGCTGGGGCTGCTCACCGCCAGGATCTTATCTCCAATCTGCAACCGCCCATCCTTGTGGGCAGCACCCCCTTCGATGATCTTTGTTACGTAGATGCTGTTATCCCCTGGGATGTGCTGGTTCCCTACCCCTCCAGCAATGCTGAAGCCGAGACCTGGAGGGAAGGGTGGTGGGGTGGGCAGAGGTGAGCGCCCAGGTGCCTGGAGAGCAGGCTTTGGAGCCCAGGACAGCcgggatggggtggggacagaACGGGTCACTACCTTTAGGCCCCTTGATGAGCTTGATTTCCATGACCTTCTCAGCCGGGGGCTTCCGGCGCATGACGTAGAGGCGGACGATGGAGCCCGCCTCCTTGAGGGCCTCCACCGCGGCTGAATGGGTCACCTCCCGCACGTCCACTTCATTGACAAACAAGATGCTGTCGTTGACCCTGGGAGCAGCAAGcggggcctgagccaggagcttcctgctgcCCGGGCCCTCCCTTTCCAGGGCACCAGCACCCTCGTCCCTGTCTCCTCTGCCCACCTGAGGCGGCCATCCTGGGCCGCAGCCCCGCCAGGAATGATCTTGGTGATGAAGATGGATGGGTCGTCACCGATGTGTGGGTTGTCagtgccacctgcgatgctgaaGCCCAGACCTGAGTtaccctgggaggagggggacagTGTCAGCTACCCCAGTGGGACGCCGTGCGTGGGAGGGGAACTGGCCggagaggcacagacagaacAGGAAGGGACAGGGTGAAAGGGATGGGCTGTTTAGCAACATGCACACAGAGGGGAGGCATGGGGAGCCAAGGGACCTCAGACCGGGGAGCCGCTCACCCTTTCCAATGTGATCTCCTCGTATTCCATCTCCCCCTCGGTCCCGTTCACCTGCAACTCCAACACGggcagaaacacaaacacagtgAGACAGACATTCTGGCCTCGAGCGCCGGTCTCCCCTCTGCTGCCcaggcctccctctctcccctgccctctgcaACGGCCCCTGCCCCAAAATTTAAACAACTCACATATCCTGGGGCTTCTAGGGTGTCTGTGTTGACAATCACAGGGGGAGAATTGGCCTGCGAGAGCAAACAGGAGACGAGAAGCGGCCTGAGCCTACGCTCCAGAGGGAGCCCATAACCGAGGGTCCCCCCTGCCTGGCTACCCTTCAGCCTTCAGCCAAGCCCACTCCGCCACCTCAGGGCTCCTCCTGGCCCCAGACTCAGCcgccatcacacacacacacacgcgcacacatgcacaggcacacacgtgtATGTTCCAGGCCCTTGCATGTGGAAGG encodes:
- the DLG4 gene encoding disks large homolog 4 isoform X8 → MDCLCIVTTKKYRYQDEDTPPLEHSPAHLPNQANSPPVIVNTDTLEAPGYELQVNGTEGEMEYEEITLERGNSGLGFSIAGGTDNPHIGDDPSIFITKIIPGGAAAQDGRLRVNDSILFVNEVDVREVTHSAAVEALKEAGSIVRLYVMRRKPPAEKVMEIKLIKGPKGLGFSIAGGVGNQHIPGDNSIYVTKIIEGGAAHKDGRLQIGDKILAVNSVGLEDVMHEDAVAALKNTYDVVYLKVAKPSNAYLSDSYAPPDITTSYSQHLDNEISHSSYLGTDYPTAMTPTSPRRYSPVAKDLLGEEDIPREPRRIVIHRGSTGLGFNIVGGEDGEGIFISFILAGGPADLSGELRKGDQILSVNGVDLRNASHEQAAIALKNAGQTVTIIAQYKPEEYSRFEAKIHDLREQLMNSSLGSGTASLRSNPKRGFYIRALFDYDKTKDCGFLSQALSFRFGDVLHVIDASDEEWWQARRVHSDSETDDIGFIPSKRRVERREWSRLKAKDWGSSSGSQGREDSVLSYETVTQMEVHYARPIIILGPTKDRANDDLLSEFPDKFGSCVPHTTRPKREYEVDGRDYHFVSSREKMEKDIQAHKFIEAGQYNSHLYGTSVQSVREVAEQGKHCILDVSANAVRRLQAAHLHPIAIFIRPRSLENVLEINKRITEEQARKAFDRATKLEQEFTECFSAIVEGDSFEEIYHKVKRVIEDLSGPYIWVPARERL
- the DLG4 gene encoding disks large homolog 4 isoform X6 — translated: MDCLCIVTTKKYRYQDEDTPPLEHSPAHLPNQVNAPELVHVAERNLSHLEAVHGVVGHAHLSPLKANSPPVIVNTDTLEAPGYVNGTEGEMEYEEITLERGNSGLGFSIAGGTDNPHIGDDPSIFITKIIPGGAAAQDGRLRVNDSILFVNEVDVREVTHSAAVEALKEAGSIVRLYVMRRKPPAEKVMEIKLIKGPKGLGFSIAGGVGNQHIPGDNSIYVTKIIEGGAAHKDGRLQIGDKILAVNSVGLEDVMHEDAVAALKNTYDVVYLKVAKPSNAYLSDSYAPPDITTSYSQHLDNEISHSSYLGTDYPTAMTPTSPRRYSPVAKDLLGEEDIPREPRRIVIHRGSTGLGFNIVGGEDGEGIFISFILAGGPADLSGELRKGDQILSVNGVDLRNASHEQAAIALKNAGQTVTIIAQYKPEEYSRFEAKIHDLREQLMNSSLGSGTASLRSNPKRGFYIRALFDYDKTKDCGFLSQALSFRFGDVLHVIDASDEEWWQARRVHSDSETDDIGFIPSKRRVERREWSRLKAKDWGSSSGSQGREDSVLSYETVTQMEVHYARPIIILGPTKDRANDDLLSEFPDKFGSCVPHTTRPKREYEVDGRDYHFVSSREKMEKDIQAHKFIEAGQYNSHLYGTSVQSVREVAEQGKHCILDVSANAVRRLQAAHLHPIAIFIRPRSLENVLEINKRITEEQARKAFDRATKLEQEFTECFSAIVEGDSFEEIYHKVKRVIEDLSGPYIWVPARERL
- the DLG4 gene encoding disks large homolog 4 isoform X5 — encoded protein: MDCLCIVTTKKYRYQDEDTPPLEHSPAHLPNQVNAPELVHVAERNLSHLEAVHGVVGHAHLSPLKANSPPVIVNTDTLEAPGYELQVNGTEGEMEYEEITLERGNSGLGFSIAGGTDNPHIGDDPSIFITKIIPGGAAAQDGRLRVNDSILFVNEVDVREVTHSAAVEALKEAGSIVRLYVMRRKPPAEKVMEIKLIKGPKGLGFSIAGGVGNQHIPGDNSIYVTKIIEGGAAHKDGRLQIGDKILAVNSVGLEDVMHEDAVAALKNTYDVVYLKVAKPSNAYLSDSYAPPDITTSYSQHLDNEISHSSYLGTDYPTAMTPTSPRRYSPVAKDLLGEEDIPREPRRIVIHRGSTGLGFNIVGGEDGEGIFISFILAGGPADLSGELRKGDQILSVNGVDLRNASHEQAAIALKNAGQTVTIIAQYKPEEYSRFEAKIHDLREQLMNSSLGSGTASLRSNPKRGFYIRALFDYDKTKDCGFLSQALSFRFGDVLHVIDASDEEWWQARRVHSDSETDDIGFIPSKRRVERREWSRLKAKDWGSSSGSQGREDSVLSYETVTQMEVHYARPIIILGPTKDRANDDLLSEFPDKFGSCVPHTTRPKREYEVDGRDYHFVSSREKMEKDIQAHKFIEAGQYNSHLYGTSVQSVREVAEQGKHCILDVSANAVRRLQAAHLHPIAIFIRPRSLENVLEINKRITEEQARKAFDRATKLEQEFTECFSAIVEGDSFEEIYHKVKRVIEDLSGPYIWVPARERL
- the DLG4 gene encoding disks large homolog 4 isoform X7 translates to MCLCVKYRYQDEDTPPLEHSPAHLPNQANSPPVIVNTDTLEAPGYELQVNGTEGEMEYEEITLERGNSGLGFSIAGGTDNPHIGDDPSIFITKIIPGGAAAQDGRLRVNDSILFVNEVDVREVTHSAAVEALKEAGSIVRLYVMRRKPPAEKVMEIKLIKGPKGLGFSIAGGVGNQHIPGDNSIYVTKIIEGGAAHKDGRLQIGDKILAVNSVGLEDVMHEDAVAALKNTYDVVYLKVAKPSNAYLSDSYAPPDITTSYSQHLDNEISHSSYLGTDYPTAMTPTSPRRYSPVAKDLLGEEDIPREPRRIVIHRGSTGLGFNIVGGEDGEGIFISFILAGGPADLSGELRKGDQILSVNGVDLRNASHEQAAIALKNAGQTVTIIAQYKPEEYSRFEAKIHDLREQLMNSSLGSGTASLRSNPKRGFYIRALFDYDKTKDCGFLSQALSFRFGDVLHVIDASDEEWWQARRVHSDSETDDIGFIPSKRRVERREWSRLKAKDWGSSSGSQGREDSVLSYETVTQMEVHYARPIIILGPTKDRANDDLLSEFPDKFGSCVPHTTRPKREYEVDGRDYHFVSSREKMEKDIQAHKFIEAGQYNSHLYGTSVQSVREVAEQGKHCILDVSANAVRRLQAAHLHPIAIFIRPRSLENVLEINKRITEEQARKAFDRATKLEQEFTECFSAIVEGDSFEEIYHKVKRVIEDLSGPYIWVPARERL
- the DLG4 gene encoding disks large homolog 4 isoform X11, whose translation is MKYRYQDEDTPPLEHSPAHLPNQANSPPVIVNTDTLEAPGYVNGTEGEMEYEEITLERGNSGLGFSIAGGTDNPHIGDDPSIFITKIIPGGAAAQDGRLRVNDSILFVNEVDVREVTHSAAVEALKEAGSIVRLYVMRRKPPAEKVMEIKLIKGPKGLGFSIAGGVGNQHIPGDNSIYVTKIIEGGAAHKDGRLQIGDKILAVNSVGLEDVMHEDAVAALKNTYDVVYLKVAKPSNAYLSDSYAPPDITTSYSQHLDNEISHSSYLGTDYPTAMTPTSPRRYSPVAKDLLGEEDIPREPRRIVIHRGSTGLGFNIVGGEDGEGIFISFILAGGPADLSGELRKGDQILSVNGVDLRNASHEQAAIALKNAGQTVTIIAQYKPEEYSRFEAKIHDLREQLMNSSLGSGTASLRSNPKRGFYIRALFDYDKTKDCGFLSQALSFRFGDVLHVIDASDEEWWQARRVHSDSETDDIGFIPSKRRVERREWSRLKAKDWGSSSGSQGREDSVLSYETVTQMEVHYARPIIILGPTKDRANDDLLSEFPDKFGSCVPHTTRPKREYEVDGRDYHFVSSREKMEKDIQAHKFIEAGQYNSHLYGTSVQSVREVAEQGKHCILDVSANAVRRLQAAHLHPIAIFIRPRSLENVLEINKRITEEQARKAFDRATKLEQEFTECFSAIVEGDSFEEIYHKVKRVIEDLSGPYIWVPARERL